The Rhodothermus marinus DSM 4252 DNA segment GGCCCACTTCGCGACGGTAGCCTTTCCGGAAGTTTTTGCGGACTTTCCAGTCGAAGGCCGCCTTGAGCGCATTCTCCACGGCCAGCGCGCCGCCGTCGATGAAAAAGGCATAAGGCAGGTAATCCGGAATGCCCACCCGCTCGAAGGTCTGGACGAATCGGGCCATGTGCACTGTGTAGATGTCCGAGTTCGTCACCTTGTTCAGGGCGGCCTCCATCAGGCGCTTCTTGAAGTCCTCGTCGCCGAGCATTTTGGGATGATTCATCCCGACCGCGCTCGAGGCAAAAAAGCCGAAAAAGTCGATCAACTCACGGCCGGTAAGCTGATCGTACAGATGCACCCCCTGACTCCGCTCCATGTCGAGCACGATCGGCAACCCGTCGGTCAGCAGGTGGCGGGCCAGGATGGGCCGCACCATTTCCGGAGTAATCTGCTGCATGGTCACATGCTCCATAAGGCACTCCCTTCCGTTTTCCACGACGTTGTTTTTTGCAAAATACGAAAACCGAAACATCCAGACGGGCGCGTAAAGCCGGGAAAACTTGAAAGATCAACGAAAGCGGCATCGGGCCCGGGCCACGCGCTCACGGGATCATTTCGATGGCTGTCGGGTAGCCTTTCCCCGATTTGGATGGGTTGCACTTTTCCGGAAATACAGACCATGGCCCAGCAGCACACCGAGTCGCCGCGTCGTCGCTACCTTCCGGGCGAGATCGAACTGAAGCGCGTGCCCAAGGAGCCCCTCTTTCCTGAGGGGGACGGCGGTTTCTTCGAACTGCCCGTGGTGGATCCGCCGCCGGTGACGAACGAGCGGGGGCGGCGTCCCGCCTGGCTCCGGGCCAAGCTGCCTTACGGCCCCACCTACCGGCGCGTGCTGGACATTGTCGAAACGCACCGGCTGCACACGGTCTGCCAGAGCGCCCGCTGCCCGAACATGGGCGAGTGCTGGACGGCCGGCACCGCCACGTTCATGATCCTCGGAAACGTCTGCACGCGCTCGTGCGGCTTCTGCGCGGTCAAGACCGGCCGCCCGGATCCACTGGACTGGGATGAGCCGCGTCGCGTGGCCGAAGCGGTACGCCTGATGGGCATCCGGCACGCCGTGGTCACCTCGGTCGATCGCGACGACCTGGAAGACGGCGGCGCCGCGCTGTTCGCCGAGACGATCCGCCAGATCCGGGCGCTCAACCCGGGCGTGACCGTCGAAGTGCTAATCCCGGACTTTCAGGGCAACTGGGACGCCCTGCAGCTGGTGCTCGACGAACGCCCGGACATCCTCAACCACAACGTCGAGACGGTGCCGCGCCTGTATCGCCGCGTGCGTCCCCAGGCCCGCTACGAGCGCTCGCTGGAACTGCTGTGGCGGGCCAAGCAGGCCGGCCTCCGCACCAAGAGCGGAATCATGGTGGGGCTGGGCGAGACCAAGGAAGAAGTGCTGGCCGTGATGGACGACTTTGCCCGCATTCGGCTCGACATCATGACGATCGGTCAGTACCTGCAACCCACCCGCATGCACCTGCCCGTCGAAGAATTCGTGCACCCGGACGTATTCCGCTGGTACAAAGAAATGGGCGAAGCCAAGGGGATTGGCCACGTCGAAAGCGGCCCCCTGGTCCGCTCCTCCTACCACGCCGAGCGGCACGTGTAGTCGGCCGGCTCAGCGTTTTCTGGACCGGCTGTTCATCCGGGGCGCGGCGTCCGGCTCCAGTCGGTCCACCAGCTCCTGCCACCGGGCCGGATCGAGCAGGACGGCCACGGCCTTTCCCTGTCGCTGCACGATCACCGGCCCCTGGGCCAGCCGCTGCTTCAACGCATCCGTCGCCTGCAGGCGAATCCTGGAAATGGCTACGGTATCTGCCGATGCTACGCGCGTGCGCCTCATCGTTCCCGTTCAATAATCTCTGGCTTTAACGCGACGTATTACGCCCGAGCGATCGATTTTTGCCATCCGTTACCAGTTTATTACGCACCATTTCAGGCACTTCCTGTACCTTGTTACAGGTTGTCATTACAGAACAGACACCACCTGCCATGAAACGCAACGTCGGCACCATCGACCGGGTCCTCCGCGTCGTGATCGCGCTGGTGATCGGCGTGCTGCTGATCACCGGACAGCTCAGCGGTGCGCTGGCCGTCATTCTGGGCATTGTAGCGCTTATCCTGCTGGTAACCGGCCTGGCCGGAAGCTGTCCGCTGTACGCGGCCCTCGGTTTTTCCACCTGTCCGCGAAAGGCCAGCGGTTAGCGTTTCCCGGAAAAGGCGGGGCGCACACAGGGTGCGCCCCTGCAGACTGGGCCTGCGCAGGGGTATGCGTTGCCTTCCGGAGCTTATCCCATCCGGAAAAGGGACTGGAATTTCATGGCCATCGGGAGCGAGCCGCTCACCTTGAGCTTGCCCATCATCATGAGCGACATGGGGTTGGCCTCGCCGTTGTTGATCTTGAGCCAGTTCTCGGCCGAGGTGGTGACGGTGACCGTCGGATTCTCGTGCTTGCCCTCCTTGATCTCCAGCGTACCGTCCTTGATCACCATGTAGTATTCGCCCCCACCCTCGCCGGTCAGGTTGAGCTGCACGACGCCCTCGACACCCGCGGCCTGGTCGGGGAGAAACCGCTCCTTGTAGGATTCGAGCACTTCGGGAATGCTGGTGTACTTCGGCATGGCTGCTTTCGGGTTTGGTGAAAGATTTTTTCAATCAGGGCTGGAAAAATCGGCACCGAACGCCCCTTCGGCGGCCAGCGCCTCGATTTCTTCTGAAGTAAACCCTGCTTCCTGCAGCACCTCGCGGGTGTGCGCGCCCAGCGGCGGGCCGGCATGCCGGTAGGTCGGCGGCGTGCGCGAAAACTGCACGGGAAAGCCCACCTGTCGCTGGGGCGGGGCATCCGGCCGCGGCACGTCGACGATCAGTCCACGTGCCCGGACCTGCGGGTGCTGCGCCATTTCGTCGAGCGTCAGCACGGGCTCGACGCACACGTCGCGTTCGGCAAAGACCGCCTGCCATTCGGCCAGCGTCCGCGAGGCGATCACCTGCTGGATTTCCTTTTTGAGCCGCTGCTGGACGGCTGCATCCCATACGTTGTAGCCGTAGGGTGCCAGATCCGGCCGGCCGATCGCTGCACAGAAGCCCTCCCAGAATTTCGGCTCCAGTCCGGCCACGGCCAGGTAGCGGCCGTCGCGCGTGCGGTAGCAGTCGTAGAAGCTGCCGCCGTTGAGCGGCTCGGTTTCGTAGCCGGGACGATGTCCGGCGCCCAGCAGACCACTGACGGCCAGTCCGTTGAAGGCGATCGTCGTATCGAGCAGCGCCAGGTCCAGGTACTGTCCCTCACCGGTGCGCTGGCGGTGCACGACGGCCGCCAGGATGGCCAACGCGGCAAAAAGCCCCCCGGCCACGTCGGCCAGCGGCACGCCGGAAGGTACCGGCCCCACTTCGCGACGGCCGCTGTGGCTCAGCAGACCGGAGAGCGCCTGATAGTTCAGGTCGTGTCCGGCCCGCTCGCGGTAGGGTCCGGTCTGCCCGTAGCCCGTAACGGAGCAGTAAATCAGCGCCGGATTTTCAGCCGCCAGCGTTTCGTAGTCCAGCCCCAGCCGCTGCATGACGCCTGGTCGGAAGCCTTCCACCACGATGTCGTAGTGGTGGACGAGCCGGCGTACCACCGAAGCGGCCTGCGGGTGCTTCAGATCGAGCGCCACCGAGCGCTTGGAACGATGGACCCAGGCGTAGCCGGCCGAAGTGCCGGTGTCGTCGTAAGGGGGCGCCAGGCGCATCAGGTCGGGCCGGTCGGGCGACTCGATGCGCACCACGTCGGCGCCCAGGTCGGCCAGCAGGAGCGTCGCGTACGGCCCGGGCAACAGCGTGGTGAAGTCCAGCACACGAAGCGAACGCAGCGGCCCTGGCATGGCTTCTACGTGTTGAGCGAGGCCGACACGCTGCGGCCGGCGCCCTGCAGGCTCTGCAGCACCAGCGGGGTCAGCCAGGCCGCCACAGCCTCCGGGTCTTCCTCGCCGGTCAGGCGCTGCCAGCAGTAGACGCCCTGCACCAGTCCGAGACACGCCCGCGCCGCCACGTCCGGCTCGGTAGTCGCCACAAAAACGCCCTGCTCGATGCCCTCGGCAACCACTTCGCTCCAGCAGGTCTCGTACTGCCGGAGCAACGCCTGCAGGTCGATCGCGAGCACCTCCTGCAGCGCTTCCCGGCCTTCGCACTGCAACAGCAGCCAGCTCTCATGCTCGGCGGCCAGGCTTTGCAGGTGCTGCGCGATCAGGCGGGCCAGCTTTGCCGCGGGCGCATCGTTGCTCGAGACAATCTCGCGGGCCTGCGCCAGCAGGCGTCGGAGCGGCGTTTCGACGACCGCCCGCACCAGATCGTCTCTGCTGGCCACGTAGTAGTACAGCGCGCCCCGGGGCACGCCCAGCTCGTCGGCCACGTCCTGCAACCGCGTCTGCTGCAGCCCCTTGCGTCGGAATACCCGGGCCGCCGCCCGGTAGATTTCCGCTTCGCGCCGGCTTCGTTCCATCGCTCCTGTTCGAGTTTGCTCCCGGAGTACCGGCCGGGTCCGGCCTGGACCGAACCCGGCCGGACGGGATTGTGGTTCAGCGGCCGCCCACCGTATAGGTCAGGCGCGTGGTGATCAGCCGCCCCATCTTGGGGGCGCCGATGTACTCGCGGTGCTCGTTGTTCAGCACGTTCTGCGCCAGCACGTCGA contains these protein-coding regions:
- a CDS encoding YgaP family membrane protein, which gives rise to MKRNVGTIDRVLRVVIALVIGVLLITGQLSGALAVILGIVALILLVTGLAGSCPLYAALGFSTCPRKASG
- the lipA gene encoding lipoyl synthase encodes the protein MAQQHTESPRRRYLPGEIELKRVPKEPLFPEGDGGFFELPVVDPPPVTNERGRRPAWLRAKLPYGPTYRRVLDIVETHRLHTVCQSARCPNMGECWTAGTATFMILGNVCTRSCGFCAVKTGRPDPLDWDEPRRVAEAVRLMGIRHAVVTSVDRDDLEDGGAALFAETIRQIRALNPGVTVEVLIPDFQGNWDALQLVLDERPDILNHNVETVPRLYRRVRPQARYERSLELLWRAKQAGLRTKSGIMVGLGETKEEVLAVMDDFARIRLDIMTIGQYLQPTRMHLPVEEFVHPDVFRWYKEMGEAKGIGHVESGPLVRSSYHAERHV
- a CDS encoding TetR/AcrR family transcriptional regulator, with the translated sequence MERSRREAEIYRAAARVFRRKGLQQTRLQDVADELGVPRGALYYYVASRDDLVRAVVETPLRRLLAQAREIVSSNDAPAAKLARLIAQHLQSLAAEHESWLLLQCEGREALQEVLAIDLQALLRQYETCWSEVVAEGIEQGVFVATTEPDVAARACLGLVQGVYCWQRLTGEEDPEAVAAWLTPLVLQSLQGAGRSVSASLNT
- a CDS encoding SCP2 sterol-binding domain-containing protein is translated as MPKYTSIPEVLESYKERFLPDQAAGVEGVVQLNLTGEGGGEYYMVIKDGTLEIKEGKHENPTVTVTTSAENWLKINNGEANPMSLMMMGKLKVSGSLPMAMKFQSLFRMG
- a CDS encoding CaiB/BaiF CoA transferase family protein, which produces MPGPLRSLRVLDFTTLLPGPYATLLLADLGADVVRIESPDRPDLMRLAPPYDDTGTSAGYAWVHRSKRSVALDLKHPQAASVVRRLVHHYDIVVEGFRPGVMQRLGLDYETLAAENPALIYCSVTGYGQTGPYRERAGHDLNYQALSGLLSHSGRREVGPVPSGVPLADVAGGLFAALAILAAVVHRQRTGEGQYLDLALLDTTIAFNGLAVSGLLGAGHRPGYETEPLNGGSFYDCYRTRDGRYLAVAGLEPKFWEGFCAAIGRPDLAPYGYNVWDAAVQQRLKKEIQQVIASRTLAEWQAVFAERDVCVEPVLTLDEMAQHPQVRARGLIVDVPRPDAPPQRQVGFPVQFSRTPPTYRHAGPPLGAHTREVLQEAGFTSEEIEALAAEGAFGADFSSPD